One Amorphoplanes digitatis genomic window carries:
- a CDS encoding DeoR/GlpR family DNA-binding transcription regulator, whose amino-acid sequence MLAQQRQAAILDRVRAAGGVRVSELAVEYGVSDMTIRRDLESLADRGLLAKVHGGATTVSPGSAHEPGFAAKSVRQRAEKAAMAMRAAALVSPGDAIALSAGTTTAGLAQRLVDVPALTVVTNSIPVADIFYRAGRPDQTVVLTGGTRTPSDALVGPVAVAAIGTLHLDVLFLGVHGMSERAGYTTPNLMEADVNRALVEAAERLVVLADHTKWGTVGISSIVPLDRADVVITDDQLDEAARAVLAEQVNELMVVTAQ is encoded by the coding sequence ATGTTGGCGCAGCAGCGCCAGGCAGCCATCCTGGACCGGGTGCGGGCGGCGGGCGGCGTGCGCGTCAGCGAGCTGGCCGTCGAGTACGGCGTGTCGGACATGACGATCCGCCGCGACCTGGAGTCCCTGGCTGACCGGGGCCTATTGGCGAAGGTACACGGGGGCGCCACCACGGTGAGCCCTGGTTCGGCGCACGAGCCGGGCTTCGCGGCCAAGTCGGTGCGCCAGCGCGCCGAGAAGGCGGCGATGGCCATGCGCGCCGCCGCGCTGGTCTCACCCGGCGACGCCATCGCGCTGTCCGCGGGCACCACGACCGCCGGGCTCGCCCAGCGGCTCGTCGACGTGCCGGCGCTGACCGTGGTCACCAACTCCATCCCGGTCGCCGACATCTTCTACCGGGCCGGGCGCCCGGACCAGACCGTGGTGCTGACCGGCGGGACGCGCACGCCGTCGGACGCGCTGGTCGGCCCGGTCGCGGTCGCCGCGATCGGCACGCTCCACCTCGACGTGCTCTTCCTCGGCGTGCACGGCATGAGCGAGCGGGCCGGCTACACGACGCCGAACCTCATGGAGGCCGACGTCAACCGCGCCCTCGTCGAGGCGGCCGAGCGGCTTGTCGTGCTCGCCGACCACACCAAGTGGGGCACGGTCGGCATCTCCTCGATCGTGCCGCTCGACCGCGCCGACGTCGTGATCACGGACGACCAGCTGGACGAGGCCGCGCGCGCGGTCCTCGCGGAACAGGTGAACGAGCTGATGGTGGTAACCGCTCAATGA
- a CDS encoding glycosyl hydrolase, with translation MRRVIALLGLLILVLAGCTSHRRDKPEPAPAPDLTSAPAAVAVNPGPFESGPFEAPATGAYLGAWIKPDELTHVGRVEAVDGLEEELGRPLDIINTYRRFEQMVGTESDAEFLAQGATLMVSWATGDNRSILAGEHDRLIKQQARAIRKVDRPVLLRIRWEMDRPNLRATMWSGEDYIAAYKHIREIFAQQRVENVSWVWCPTAEGFIRGDAPAFYPGDDQVDWTCVDVYAGNLFQPIGTLMGPFLQWAAQRPKPIIVGEFGVAKAWGSEGRAAWLRNAAGTFKANPQIKGVVYFESNPEGNGPKQQFQLAGDKPAFDAFTRLTKDPYFNPS, from the coding sequence ATGCGTCGCGTCATAGCCCTGCTGGGCCTGCTCATCCTCGTGCTCGCCGGCTGCACCTCGCACCGGCGGGACAAGCCCGAACCCGCGCCGGCGCCGGACCTGACCAGCGCGCCCGCCGCGGTGGCCGTCAACCCGGGTCCGTTCGAGTCCGGGCCGTTCGAGGCGCCGGCGACCGGCGCCTACCTGGGCGCCTGGATCAAGCCGGACGAGCTCACCCACGTCGGCCGGGTCGAGGCCGTCGACGGCCTGGAGGAGGAGCTGGGCCGGCCGCTGGACATCATCAACACCTACCGGCGCTTCGAGCAGATGGTCGGCACCGAGTCGGACGCCGAGTTCCTGGCGCAGGGCGCGACGCTGATGGTGAGCTGGGCGACCGGCGACAACCGCTCCATCCTCGCGGGCGAGCACGACCGCCTGATCAAGCAGCAGGCCCGGGCCATCCGCAAGGTGGACAGGCCGGTGCTGCTGCGGATCCGGTGGGAGATGGACCGGCCGAACCTGCGCGCGACGATGTGGTCCGGCGAGGACTACATCGCCGCGTACAAGCACATCCGGGAGATCTTCGCCCAGCAGCGGGTGGAGAACGTGTCGTGGGTGTGGTGCCCGACCGCGGAGGGCTTCATCCGCGGCGACGCGCCGGCCTTCTACCCTGGCGACGACCAGGTCGACTGGACCTGCGTCGACGTCTACGCGGGGAACCTCTTCCAGCCGATCGGCACGCTGATGGGGCCGTTCCTGCAGTGGGCCGCCCAGCGCCCGAAGCCGATCATCGTCGGCGAGTTCGGGGTGGCCAAGGCCTGGGGCTCCGAGGGCCGGGCCGCCTGGCTGCGCAACGCCGCCGGCACCTTCAAGGCGAACCCGCAGATCAAGGGCGTCGTCTACTTCGAGTCCAACCCCGAGGGCAACGGCCCGAAGCAGCAGTTCCAGCTCGCCGGCGACAAGCCGGCCTTCGATGCCTTCACCCGGCTGACGAAGGACCCGTACTTCAACCCGAGCTGA
- a CDS encoding sulfotransferase family protein → MDVSKVPSPVKRVVHLGSRSYGRLTAPARMEPSFLICGGQRCGTTSLYRALAAHPTVLKAVLHKGVHYFDVSYERGKGWYKGHFPLQRSAERIRTKYGVEAQTFESSPYYMYHPQAAARIAADLPDAKLVVLVRDPVERAYSQHHHELARGFEHERDFGNALALEPPRLHRQEHKLATDPTYYSFAHQHHAYRSRGEYARYLSVMAQHVGRERIHVVESERFFTEPEEIYDEVCSFLGLRLDLGHPAFERHNARPRQADMDPGLRRDLTNYFASHDEALTTWLGRVPIWRQA, encoded by the coding sequence ATGGACGTCTCCAAGGTCCCGAGCCCGGTGAAACGGGTCGTACACCTGGGTTCCCGCTCGTACGGCCGGCTCACCGCGCCCGCACGGATGGAACCGTCGTTCCTGATCTGCGGCGGCCAGCGCTGCGGCACGACCTCGCTCTACCGCGCGCTCGCCGCACACCCGACCGTGCTCAAGGCAGTGCTGCACAAGGGCGTGCACTACTTCGACGTGTCGTATGAGCGCGGCAAGGGCTGGTACAAGGGCCACTTCCCGCTGCAACGCAGCGCCGAGCGGATCCGCACGAAGTACGGCGTCGAGGCGCAGACCTTCGAGTCGAGCCCGTACTACATGTACCACCCGCAGGCGGCCGCCAGGATCGCCGCGGACCTGCCCGACGCCAAGCTCGTGGTGCTGGTCCGCGACCCGGTGGAGCGGGCCTACTCGCAGCACCATCACGAGCTGGCCCGCGGCTTCGAGCACGAGCGCGACTTCGGCAACGCGCTCGCGCTGGAGCCGCCCCGGCTGCACCGCCAGGAGCACAAGCTGGCGACCGACCCGACCTACTACTCGTTCGCGCACCAGCACCACGCCTACCGGTCGCGGGGCGAGTACGCCCGCTACCTGAGCGTGATGGCGCAGCACGTCGGCCGGGAACGCATCCACGTGGTGGAGAGCGAGCGGTTCTTCACCGAGCCCGAGGAGATCTACGACGAGGTCTGCTCGTTCCTCGGGCTGCGCCTCGACCTGGGGCACCCGGCCTTCGAGCGGCACAACGCCCGGCCCCGGCAGGCCGACATGGACCCGGGCCTGCGCCGCGACCTGACGAACTACTTCGCGTCGCACGACGAGGCGCTGACCACCTGGCTTGGCCGGGTGCCCATCTGGCGTCAGGCATGA
- a CDS encoding lipopolysaccharide biosynthesis protein — protein MTATAVADPPRRKTTQGVARGGLANMAGSALAGGTGVAVTWVVARGLGAEQAGAFFAATAAFVLAGGLAKLGTQTGLVYWPARLRATGNDHLLGACLRTGLTPVLAFAVLLGFAMWFGAPAIAHLTAQESPHVVGAHTTGLRVLAVFLPLQALTDALLTATRGYKAMRPTVTLDRITRSALQLLCVGAVGVAGLSTMATLPEFALAWAVPYLPVTVLAAFALRRTYLAGRPHQARTRRGERRRLRRDFWRFTGPRALASVAQLALQRVDVLLVAALGGLAAAAIYAVAGRFVVLIQFANQGISQSVQPRLAEALATGDRETANHLYQTATGWLVLVTWPINFLVILLAPVYLGLFGDAYPRGADVVVVLACAMLVATGCGMVDMVLAMAGRTSWNLVNVLIALGVTIGLDVLLIPRYGALGAAIGLACAMVANNLLPLVQVGRAARLHPFGTGTLTAAGLSAACFGLVPGLVTTVTGAGPAGLTLAVATAVPAYAVGVWLLRGPLALDAFQPRKLIQRRTG, from the coding sequence ATGACCGCGACGGCGGTCGCCGACCCGCCGCGCCGAAAAACTACACAGGGTGTCGCGCGGGGCGGGCTGGCCAACATGGCCGGCTCCGCGCTGGCCGGCGGCACCGGCGTCGCGGTCACCTGGGTGGTCGCGCGGGGCCTCGGCGCCGAGCAGGCCGGCGCCTTCTTCGCCGCGACGGCGGCGTTCGTGCTGGCCGGCGGGCTGGCGAAGCTCGGCACGCAGACGGGCCTGGTCTACTGGCCGGCCCGGCTGCGGGCCACCGGCAACGATCACCTGCTCGGCGCCTGCCTGCGCACCGGCCTGACGCCGGTCCTCGCGTTCGCGGTCCTGCTCGGCTTCGCGATGTGGTTCGGCGCGCCGGCGATCGCGCACCTCACCGCGCAGGAGTCGCCGCACGTCGTCGGCGCGCACACCACCGGGCTGCGGGTGCTGGCGGTCTTCCTGCCGTTGCAGGCGCTCACCGACGCGCTGCTGACCGCGACCCGCGGCTACAAGGCCATGCGGCCGACGGTCACCCTCGACCGGATCACGCGCAGCGCGCTGCAGTTGTTGTGCGTGGGCGCGGTCGGGGTGGCCGGCCTCTCGACGATGGCGACGCTGCCGGAGTTCGCGCTGGCCTGGGCCGTGCCGTACCTGCCGGTGACGGTGCTCGCGGCGTTCGCGCTGCGCCGGACCTATCTGGCCGGCCGGCCGCACCAGGCGCGGACCCGGCGCGGCGAGCGCCGGCGGCTGCGCCGCGACTTCTGGCGCTTCACCGGCCCGCGGGCCCTGGCCAGCGTCGCGCAGCTCGCGCTGCAACGGGTCGACGTGCTCCTGGTCGCCGCCCTCGGCGGGCTGGCGGCCGCCGCGATCTACGCCGTCGCCGGCCGGTTCGTGGTGCTCATCCAGTTCGCCAACCAGGGCATCTCCCAGTCGGTGCAGCCCCGGCTGGCCGAGGCGCTGGCGACCGGAGACCGGGAGACGGCCAACCACCTCTACCAGACCGCCACCGGCTGGCTCGTGCTGGTGACCTGGCCGATCAACTTCCTGGTGATCCTGCTCGCGCCGGTCTACCTGGGGCTGTTCGGCGACGCGTACCCGCGGGGCGCCGACGTCGTCGTCGTGCTGGCCTGCGCCATGCTCGTCGCCACCGGCTGCGGCATGGTCGACATGGTCCTGGCGATGGCCGGGCGCACCTCGTGGAACCTCGTCAACGTCCTGATCGCGCTGGGCGTGACGATCGGCCTGGACGTGCTGCTGATCCCCCGGTACGGCGCCCTCGGCGCCGCGATCGGCCTGGCGTGCGCGATGGTCGCCAACAACCTGCTGCCGCTCGTGCAGGTGGGCCGCGCCGCCCGGCTGCACCCGTTCGGCACGGGCACGCTCACCGCGGCCGGGCTCTCCGCCGCCTGTTTCGGCCTGGTACCCGGGCTCGTCACCACCGTGACCGGCGCCGGACCGGCCGGCCTCACGCTGGCCGTAGCCACGGCAGTACCCGCGTACGCCGTGGGCGTCTGGCTGCTGCGCGGCCCCCTCGCCCTCGACGCCTTCCAGCCCCGCAAGCTCATCCAGAGGAGGACCGGTTGA
- a CDS encoding glycosyltransferase family 2 protein yields MNWPSVGVVIPTRNRPELVRKAIAAVRDQRYPGEMKVVVVYDQTEPDYLLASTEGTQVLVLTNWRTSGLAGARNTGILALDTEYVAFCDDDDRWAPDKLRRQIAALLAEPDSEFATCAIEVEYEGRTTPRLAGRSRVTVDELARSRMAMLHSSSFVVRRESLVESAIGLVAEDAPGSQNEDWDLLLRAARRAPIVHLDEPLVRVLWGRTSHYAYEYATKISSLRWMMQRHPEISGCRPGAARVYGQLACWSAASGNRSQAWQFSKEAVRANWKEPRTAIALAAIAGAVRVENVLSALHKRGRGI; encoded by the coding sequence ATGAACTGGCCGTCCGTCGGTGTCGTTATCCCCACCCGCAACCGCCCCGAACTCGTCCGCAAGGCGATCGCCGCCGTACGCGACCAGCGCTACCCCGGCGAGATGAAGGTGGTCGTCGTCTACGACCAGACCGAGCCCGACTACCTTCTCGCCTCCACCGAGGGCACCCAGGTGCTGGTGCTGACGAACTGGCGGACCTCCGGCCTGGCCGGCGCCCGCAACACCGGCATCCTGGCGCTGGACACCGAGTACGTGGCGTTCTGCGACGACGACGACCGGTGGGCGCCGGACAAGCTGCGCCGCCAGATCGCCGCCCTGCTCGCCGAGCCGGACTCCGAGTTCGCCACCTGCGCGATCGAGGTCGAGTACGAGGGCAGGACCACCCCGCGGCTGGCCGGCCGCAGCCGGGTGACCGTCGACGAGCTGGCCCGCTCCCGGATGGCGATGCTGCACTCGTCGTCGTTCGTGGTGCGCCGGGAGTCGCTGGTGGAGTCGGCGATCGGGCTGGTCGCCGAGGACGCGCCGGGCAGCCAGAACGAGGACTGGGACCTGCTGCTGCGCGCGGCCCGCCGTGCGCCGATCGTGCACCTGGACGAGCCGCTGGTCCGGGTGCTCTGGGGACGGACCTCGCACTACGCCTACGAGTACGCCACGAAGATCTCCTCGCTGCGCTGGATGATGCAGCGCCACCCCGAGATCAGCGGGTGCCGGCCGGGCGCCGCCCGGGTGTACGGCCAGCTCGCGTGCTGGTCGGCGGCGTCCGGTAACCGCAGCCAGGCCTGGCAGTTCAGCAAGGAGGCGGTCCGCGCGAACTGGAAGGAGCCGCGTACGGCGATCGCCCTGGCGGCCATCGCGGGCGCGGTCCGGGTGGAGAACGTGCTCTCCGCGCTGCACAAGCGTGGCCGAGGTATCTAA
- a CDS encoding methyltransferase domain-containing protein, giving the protein MTTEYTKVFQDANAVDKYEHVTYAPDSYASRINERQRAYLRGLVDREFDTPPVQHDFACGTGRAIRTLHGLVRDAHGYDTSAEMMAKAAEVGSQARWHQVPMDGPVPTPVPAGHPAIVTMFRLLLNVHPDVRDRAIAFAAKVLPEADSGLLVVENHGNAGSLRHLRARRHSGERWFAELSHDEVEELFDRHGFEIIERRGFSMLTESLDNLRLARAADAAMRRLPGADGFAVNVLYTARRKR; this is encoded by the coding sequence TTGACCACCGAATACACAAAGGTGTTCCAGGACGCGAACGCCGTCGACAAGTACGAGCACGTCACCTACGCGCCGGACAGCTACGCGTCGCGGATCAACGAGCGGCAGCGTGCCTACCTGCGCGGGCTCGTCGACCGGGAGTTCGACACCCCACCGGTGCAGCACGACTTCGCGTGCGGCACCGGTCGCGCGATCCGCACGCTGCACGGCCTGGTCCGTGACGCGCACGGCTACGACACGTCGGCCGAGATGATGGCGAAGGCGGCCGAGGTCGGCTCGCAGGCCCGGTGGCACCAGGTGCCGATGGACGGTCCGGTGCCGACCCCGGTGCCGGCCGGGCACCCGGCGATCGTGACGATGTTCCGGCTGCTGCTCAACGTGCACCCGGACGTGCGGGACCGGGCGATCGCGTTCGCCGCGAAGGTCCTGCCCGAGGCCGATTCCGGCCTGCTGGTGGTGGAGAACCACGGCAACGCGGGCTCCCTGCGGCACCTGCGCGCCCGGCGCCACTCGGGCGAGCGCTGGTTCGCCGAACTGTCACACGACGAGGTCGAGGAGCTGTTCGACCGGCACGGCTTCGAGATCATCGAGCGGCGCGGCTTCTCCATGCTGACCGAGTCGCTGGACAACCTGCGGCTGGCCCGCGCCGCCGACGCGGCAATGCGCCGGCTGCCGGGCGCGGACGGCTTCGCGGTAAACGTCCTCTACACGGCCCGCCGGAAGAGGTAG
- a CDS encoding WecB/TagA/CpsF family glycosyltransferase, whose amino-acid sequence MTVEAFDRVHLDGTGIDRITEAEVVAVVREAITLGRGGRILTPNVDILRQAQIDAGVRVHLDDADLIVADGMPLVWASRLSGTPLPERIAGSSLIWSLSRGLGHDRRSIFVIGGAPGADGAQNGAARAADRLARECPGLRIAGTSCPQFGFEKKKRTYARFLAEVVRAKPDLVFVGLGFPKQEKVITRLRAEMPKAWFIGCGAAVNFVAGDVERAPLWMQRTGLEWAHRLGTEPGRLAKRYLKHDAPYAMRLLAGAASRRR is encoded by the coding sequence ATGACCGTCGAAGCATTCGACCGGGTCCATCTGGACGGCACGGGAATCGACCGCATCACCGAGGCGGAGGTCGTCGCGGTCGTCCGGGAGGCGATCACCCTCGGCCGGGGCGGTCGCATTCTCACCCCGAACGTCGACATCCTGCGCCAGGCGCAGATCGACGCGGGAGTCCGCGTACACCTCGACGACGCCGACCTGATAGTCGCCGACGGCATGCCGCTGGTCTGGGCCAGCCGGCTCAGCGGAACGCCGCTGCCGGAACGGATCGCGGGCAGCAGCCTCATCTGGTCGCTGTCCCGCGGGCTCGGCCACGACCGCCGGTCGATCTTCGTCATCGGCGGCGCGCCCGGCGCGGACGGTGCGCAGAACGGCGCGGCCCGGGCCGCCGACCGGCTCGCCCGGGAGTGCCCCGGGCTGCGGATCGCCGGGACCAGCTGCCCGCAGTTCGGCTTCGAGAAGAAGAAGCGGACCTATGCCAGGTTCCTCGCCGAGGTCGTCCGCGCGAAACCCGACCTGGTCTTCGTCGGCCTCGGCTTTCCCAAGCAGGAGAAGGTCATCACCCGGCTGCGCGCCGAGATGCCCAAGGCCTGGTTCATCGGCTGCGGCGCGGCGGTCAACTTCGTGGCCGGCGACGTCGAGCGGGCGCCGCTCTGGATGCAGCGGACCGGCCTCGAGTGGGCACACCGGCTGGGCACGGAGCCCGGCCGCCTGGCGAAGCGCTACCTCAAGCACGACGCCCCGTACGCGATGCGCCTGCTCGCCGGCGCCGCTAGCCGGCGCCGATGA
- the galT gene encoding galactose-1-phosphate uridylyltransferase codes for MILKRTAIRLSDGRELIYFDETPSTDRDGWPDTRQLPPPPPTSQLRYDPLLDEWVAVAAHRQTRTFLPPSDKCPLCPSTPDFASEIPAPDYDVVVFENQFPSFSDRINADEVTELTDLVPVRPGVGRCEVVCFTSDHNSSFGALTPERVRTVVDALADRTRQMSSLPGVAQVFPFENRGIEIGVTLSHPHGQIYAYPMVPPHTQAALRAAQRHAERTGGRNLYADVLEAEQKAQVRVVAANEHWTAYVPAASRWPFEIQLAPNRQVLDIPALTDAERDAFGPIYLDILKRFDALFDRPMPYISAWHQAVTGAGRELGYLHLQLFSIRRAADKLKYLAGSESAMGAFVNDIVPETAAQLLRDAR; via the coding sequence ATGATCCTCAAGAGGACCGCGATCCGGCTCTCCGACGGCCGCGAGCTCATCTACTTCGACGAGACGCCGAGCACGGACCGCGACGGGTGGCCGGACACCCGGCAGCTGCCGCCACCGCCGCCGACGTCGCAGCTGCGGTACGACCCGCTGCTCGACGAGTGGGTGGCGGTCGCCGCGCACCGGCAGACCCGCACGTTCCTGCCGCCGAGCGACAAGTGCCCGCTCTGCCCGTCGACGCCGGACTTCGCGAGCGAGATCCCCGCGCCGGACTACGACGTGGTCGTCTTCGAGAACCAGTTCCCGTCGTTCAGCGACCGGATCAACGCGGACGAGGTCACCGAGCTGACCGACCTGGTGCCGGTCCGGCCCGGCGTCGGGCGCTGCGAGGTCGTCTGCTTCACCAGCGACCACAACAGCTCCTTCGGCGCGCTGACGCCGGAACGCGTGCGCACGGTGGTCGACGCGCTCGCCGACCGTACCCGGCAGATGTCCTCGCTTCCCGGCGTCGCGCAGGTCTTCCCGTTCGAGAACCGCGGCATCGAGATCGGCGTGACGCTGAGCCACCCGCACGGGCAGATCTACGCGTACCCGATGGTCCCTCCGCACACCCAGGCCGCGCTCCGGGCCGCTCAGCGGCACGCGGAGCGCACCGGAGGCCGCAACCTGTACGCGGATGTGCTCGAGGCCGAGCAGAAGGCTCAGGTCCGTGTGGTCGCCGCCAACGAGCACTGGACGGCGTACGTGCCGGCCGCGTCGCGCTGGCCGTTCGAGATCCAGCTCGCCCCGAACCGGCAGGTCCTGGACATCCCGGCACTGACCGACGCGGAGCGCGACGCCTTCGGCCCGATCTACCTGGACATCCTGAAGCGCTTCGACGCGCTCTTCGACCGGCCGATGCCCTACATCTCGGCCTGGCACCAGGCGGTGACCGGCGCGGGCCGCGAGCTGGGCTACCTGCACCTCCAGCTGTTCAGCATCCGCCGGGCGGCGGACAAGCTGAAGTACCTGGCCGGCTCCGAGTCCGCGATGGGCGCCTTCGTCAACGACATCGTCCCGGAGACCGCGGCCCAGCTGCTGCGCGACGCGCGCTGA
- a CDS encoding sulfotransferase domain-containing protein, whose product MARILYLGGLGRSGTTLVERLLGELPSVCALGEVVHLWQRDIRDDERCGCGAHFSACTFWRRVGLSAFGGWANVDVERVHALRDVVERTRHIPRLAGSGLPAAQRADVREYASYYARVYAAAAEVSGAAVIVDSSKHSALAHVLRWADDVDLRVVHVVRDARGVAYSWTKTVARPETDGGDEMTRYSPGRSALLWNAHNAAFGLLSRRGVPVRRIRYEQFLTDPRAALRELAEYAGVPVGDADLAFLGDGYADLRVGHSAAGNPMRFSVGRLPLRRDDAWMRALPSGQRRLVGAVCAPMLRAYGYPLNPAEMLQEA is encoded by the coding sequence GTGGCACGAATCCTATATTTGGGCGGGTTGGGGCGGAGCGGGACAACTCTCGTCGAACGCCTCCTCGGCGAACTCCCCTCCGTGTGCGCGCTCGGCGAAGTCGTCCACCTGTGGCAGCGCGATATCCGCGACGACGAGCGTTGCGGCTGCGGCGCCCACTTCTCCGCCTGCACGTTCTGGAGGCGCGTCGGCCTCTCGGCCTTCGGCGGATGGGCCAATGTGGACGTCGAGCGGGTGCACGCCCTGCGCGACGTCGTGGAGCGCACCCGGCACATCCCCCGCCTGGCGGGCAGCGGCCTGCCCGCCGCCCAGCGCGCCGACGTCCGCGAGTACGCGAGCTACTACGCCAGGGTCTACGCGGCCGCCGCTGAGGTCTCCGGCGCCGCGGTCATCGTCGACTCCTCCAAGCACAGCGCCCTCGCCCACGTGCTGCGCTGGGCGGACGACGTTGATCTGCGGGTGGTGCACGTGGTCCGCGACGCGCGCGGGGTCGCGTACTCCTGGACCAAGACCGTCGCCCGGCCGGAGACCGACGGCGGCGACGAGATGACCCGCTACTCCCCCGGCCGTTCGGCCCTGCTCTGGAACGCGCACAACGCCGCGTTCGGGCTGCTCTCCCGGCGCGGCGTCCCGGTGCGCCGGATCCGCTACGAGCAGTTCCTCACCGACCCGCGGGCCGCGCTGCGCGAGCTGGCCGAGTACGCCGGCGTCCCCGTCGGCGACGCCGACCTGGCCTTCCTCGGCGACGGGTACGCCGACCTGCGGGTCGGGCACAGCGCCGCCGGAAACCCGATGCGCTTCAGCGTCGGCCGGCTGCCGCTGCGCCGCGACGACGCGTGGATGCGCGCGCTGCCCAGCGGTCAGCGCCGCCTCGTCGGCGCGGTGTGCGCGCCGATGCTGCGCGCGTACGGGTACCCGCTCAACCCCGCAGAGATGCTCCAGGAGGCGTGA
- a CDS encoding NADP-dependent isocitrate dehydrogenase, which produces MAKIKVNNPVVELDGDEMTRIIWKQIREQLVLPYLDVNLEYYDLSIEHRDETDDQVTIDSANAIKRHGVGVKCATITPDEARVDEFGLKKMWRSPNGTIRNILGGVVFREPIIMSNVPRLVPGWTKPIIIGRHAHGDQYKATDFVVPSAGKLTVTFTPEDGSAPMEFHVADYPGGGVAMAMYNYDESIRDFARASFRYGLARNYPVYLSTKNTILKAYDGRFKDLFAEIFETEFAEEFKAAGLTYEHRLIDDMVAAAMKWEGGYVWACKNYDGDVQSDTVAQGFGSLGLMTSVLMTPDGKTVEAEAAHGTVTRHYRQWQKGEKTSTNPIASIFAWTGGLKHRGVLDGTPAVTEFAETLERVCIDTVEAGQMTKDLALLISRDAPWLTTDEFMNALDENLARKFA; this is translated from the coding sequence ATGGCGAAGATCAAGGTCAACAACCCGGTCGTGGAGCTGGACGGCGACGAGATGACCCGGATCATCTGGAAGCAGATCCGCGAACAGCTGGTGCTGCCGTACCTCGACGTCAACCTGGAGTACTACGACCTGTCGATCGAGCACCGCGACGAGACCGACGACCAGGTGACCATCGACTCGGCCAACGCCATCAAGCGCCACGGCGTCGGCGTGAAGTGCGCGACGATCACCCCGGACGAGGCCCGCGTCGACGAGTTCGGCCTGAAGAAGATGTGGCGGTCGCCGAACGGCACGATCCGCAACATCCTCGGCGGCGTCGTCTTCCGCGAGCCGATCATCATGTCGAACGTACCGAGGCTGGTACCGGGCTGGACGAAGCCGATCATCATCGGCCGTCACGCACACGGCGACCAGTACAAGGCGACCGACTTCGTCGTGCCGAGCGCCGGCAAGCTCACCGTCACGTTCACGCCCGAGGACGGCTCCGCGCCGATGGAGTTCCACGTCGCGGACTACCCCGGCGGCGGCGTCGCGATGGCGATGTACAACTACGACGAGTCGATCCGCGACTTCGCGCGCGCCTCGTTCCGGTACGGCCTGGCCCGCAACTACCCGGTCTACCTCTCCACGAAGAACACGATCCTCAAGGCGTACGACGGCCGGTTCAAGGACCTGTTCGCCGAGATCTTCGAGACGGAGTTCGCCGAGGAGTTCAAGGCCGCCGGCCTGACCTACGAGCACCGGCTGATCGACGACATGGTCGCCGCCGCGATGAAGTGGGAGGGCGGCTACGTCTGGGCCTGTAAGAACTACGACGGTGACGTGCAGTCCGACACGGTGGCGCAGGGCTTCGGCTCGCTCGGCCTGATGACCTCGGTGCTGATGACCCCGGACGGCAAGACCGTCGAGGCGGAGGCCGCGCACGGCACCGTCACCCGGCACTACCGGCAGTGGCAGAAGGGCGAGAAGACCTCGACCAACCCGATCGCCTCGATCTTCGCCTGGACCGGCGGCCTCAAGCACCGCGGCGTGCTCGACGGCACCCCGGCGGTCACCGAGTTCGCCGAGACGCTCGAGCGGGTCTGCATCGACACCGTCGAGGCCGGTCAGATGACCAAGGACCTCGCGCTGCTGATCTCCCGGGACGCCCCGTGGCTGACCACGGACGAGTTCATGAACGCCCTGGACGAGAACCTGGCGCGTAAGTTCGCCTGA